The proteins below come from a single Benincasa hispida cultivar B227 chromosome 4, ASM972705v1, whole genome shotgun sequence genomic window:
- the LOC120075345 gene encoding probable LRR receptor-like serine/threonine-protein kinase At3g47570, with translation MASHSTHFQFAIFTAIIALKYSSFPAVVSATLNLDTDKQALLAIKSAFQNIRPPNPLSSWSNDQTSSPCKWVGVSCTRDGKRVVGLNLTGFQLSGSIDPHLGNLSFLHSLQLQSNQITGIIPHQITNLFRLRVLNMSFNTLQGQLPSNISKMVDLEILDLMSNKINGKLPDELSRLNKLQVLILAQNQLYGEIPPSFGNLSSLVTINLGTNSITGSIPTQLAAIPNLKHLIITINNLSGTVPPAIFNMSSLITLALASNQLWGTFPKDIGEKLPNLLVFNFCFNKFTGTIPESLHNITRIQVIRFAHNLLEGTVPPGLEKLHDLLMYNIGYNKFVGSDANGGLNFITSLTNSSRLAFLALDGNNFEGVIPDSIGNLSKDLSKLYMGENRFYGNIPSTISNLQGLSLLNLSDNSLSGEIPSQIGKLEKLQMLGLARNQLSGRIPTSLGDLRMLNQIDLSGNDLVGNIPTSFGNYMNLLSLDLSKNKLNGRIPRATLALPGLSKVLNLSNNLFSGPLPEEIGSLENVVTIDISSNHISGNIPPSISGCKSLEVLIMANNEFSGPIPRTFKDLRGLQHLDLSSNHLSGPIPNELQQLKALQTLNLSFNDLEGIVPIELENITNLYLQGNPKLCDELNLSCAVTKTKEKVIKIVVVSVLSAVFAIFLIFGTVVYLMRRKSKDKSFQSSELLKGKPEMISYRDLCLATQNFSPENLIGKGSFGTVYRGYLEQGIAIAVKVINMERAGSVRSFLAECEALRNVRHRNLVKLITSCSSIDFKHKEFLALVYEFLSNGSLDSWIHKHKLHADGSGLNLIERLNIAIDVASVLDYLHNGYDVPIVHCDLKPSNIILSEDMTAKVGDFGLARLLVEGGNNQSSSITSSHVLKGSIGYVPPEYGVGRKSTTAGDVYSFGVTLMELFTGRCPTYEYFSGDLNLIKWVQLAYPKDIYEIMDATLLELGTNLYYQEQQIDSTKQYDCFVDVMGIGLCCTADSPEKRSCMKDVLSKLKTIRATLIQPSNGND, from the exons ATGGCTTCTCACTCCACCCACTTCCAATTTGCCATTTTCACTGCCATTATAGCTTTGAAATATTCTTCATTTCCGGCCGTTGTGTCAGCCACTCTGAATCTTGACACAGACAAACAAGCTCTGCTTGCAATCAAGTCTGCATTTCAAAACATTCGGCCTCCAAATCCCCTGTCTTCCTGGAGTAACGATCAAACTTCATCTCCCTGCAAATGGGTCGGCGTTAGCTGCACCAGAGATGGCAAACGAGTTGTTGGCTTGAATCTCACCGGCTTTCAACTCTCCGGCTCCATAGATCCTCATCTTGGAAACCTTTCCTTCCTTCATTCACTCCAACTTCAAAGCAATCAAATAACAGGGATAATCCCACATCAAATCACCAATCTTTTTCGCTTGAGAGTTTTGAATATGAGTTTCAACACTTTACAAGGCCAATTACCCTCCAACATCAGCAAAATGGTTGATCTTGAGATCCTTGATTTGATGTCAAACAAAATCAATGGGAAACTCCCTGACGAGCTCAGCCGCTTGAACAAACTCCAAGTTCTGATTTTGGCACAAAACCAACTCTATGGTGAAATTCCACCATCTTTTGGTAATCTTTCTTCCCTTGTTACCATAAATTTAGGCACAAATTCAATAACTGGCTCCATTCCCACCCAACTGGCTGCCATTCCAAACTTGAAGCACTTGATTATCACCATTAACAACCTCTCTGGCACTGTTCCTCCTGCCATATTCAACATGTCTTCCTTAATCACTCTGGCCTTAGCCTCCAACCAACTTTGGGGAACATTTCCCAAAGATATTGGAGAAAAACTCCCAAATCTTTTAGTattcaatttttgtttcaaCAAGTTTACAGGAACAATTCCTGAGTCGTTGCATAACATTACAAGAATACAAGTCATACGGTTTGCCCACAATTTACTTGAAGGGACAGTCCCACCTGGTCTCGAGAAGCTTCACGATCTCTTAATGTACAACATTGGATACAACAAATTTGTGGGTTCAGATGCAAATGGAGGCCTCAACTTCATCACCTCCTTGACAAACAGCTCTCGCCTTGCCTTTCTAGCTCTTGATGGGAACAATTTCGAGGGTGTGATTCCGGATTCCATTGGGAATCTCTCCAAGGATCTTTCTAAGTTGTACATGGGAGAGAATCGTTTTTATGGGAATATACCTTCCACCATTTCTAATCTGCAGGGGTTGTCTCTCCTGAATTTGAGTGACAACTCGTTATCAGGTGAAATCCCTTCTCAAATTGGCAAATTGGAAAAGCTTCAAATGCTTGGTTTGGCAAGGAATCAACTTTCTGGTAgaattccaacttctttgggtgaTCTTAGAATGTTAAATCAAATTGATCTGTCAGGAAATGATTTGGTAGGTAACATACCCACCTCTTTTGGGAACTACATGAATCTGCTTTCCTTGGATTTGTCCAAAAATAAGCTCAATGGACGTATTCCAAGAGCCACTCTTGCCTTGCCTGGTTTAAGCAAGGTTTTGAACCTTTCCAATAACCTTTTCAGTGGGCCACTTCCTGAAGAAATTGGATCTCTAGAAAATGTTGTTACTATTGATATCTCTAGTAACCATATCTCTGGTAATATTCCTCCTTCAATTAGTGGTTGCAAAAGCTTGGAGGTATTGATAATGGCCAACAATGAATTCTCAGGTCCTATCCCAAGAACTTTTAAGGATCTTAGAGGCCTCCAGCATCTGGATCTCTCCTCAAACCATCTTTCAGGCCCCATTCCTAATGAACTTCAACAACTAAAAGCTCTTCAAACTCTGAACCTCTCTTTCAATGATCTTGAGGGAATTGTTCCAATAGAGTTGGAAAATATCACTAATCTTTACTTGCAAGGCAATCCAAAGCTTTGCGATGAACTCAATCTCTCATGTGCAGTGACAAAGACAAAAGAAAAGGTGATTAAAATTGTGGTCGTCTCTGTTTTATCAGCAGTGTTCGCAATATTTCTTATATTTGGTACTGTGGTTTACCTCATGAGAAGAAAATCAAAGGATAAATCATTCCAATCAAGTGAATTGCTAAAGGGGAAGCCTGAAATGATCTCGTATCGTGATCTCTGTTTGGCAACTCAGAACTTCAGCCCAGAAAATCTGATTGGAAAAGGGAGCTTTGGGACTGTATACAGAGGCTATTTGGAACAGGGGATTGCCATTGCTGTCAAGGTTATTAACATGGAAAGGGCTGGTTCTGTGAGGAGCTTTCTTGCAGAGTGTGAAGCTTTAAGAAACGTAAGACATCGAAATCTCGTTAAGCTAATCACTTCCTGCTCCAGCATAGACTTCAAACACAAGGAGTTTCTTGCTCTGGTTTATGAGTTTCTGAGTAATGGAAGCTTGGATTCATGGATTCATAAGCATAAACTTCATGCAGACGGAAGTGggttaaatttaattgagagaTTGAACATTGCCATTGATGTTGCCTCTGTGTTGGATTACCTCCACAATGGTTACGATGTTCCAATTGTTCACTGTGATTTGAAGCCCAGCAACATTATTCTTTCGGAAGACATGACTGCAAAAGTTGGGGATTTTGGGTTAGCTCGTTTACTGGTGGAAGGAGGAAATAACCAGTCTTCGTCCATAACTTCCAGTCATGTCTTAAAGGGTTCCATTGGCTACGTTCCTCCAG AATATGGAGTGGGAAGAAAGTCTACAACAGCTGGAGATGTGTACAGTTTTGGAGTAACATTGATGGAGCTATTTACAGGGAGATGTCCAACCTATGAATATTTTTCAGGAGATCTCAATTTGATCAAATGGGTTCAATTGGCTTATCCAAAGGACATATATGAAATAATGGACGCTACATTATTAGAGTTGGGCACCAATTTATACTATCAAGAACAACAGATTGACTCAACTAAACAGTATGATTGCTTCGTTGATGTAATGGGCATTGGACTATGTTGCACTGCAGATTCGCCTGAAAAGCGCAGTTGCATGAAAGACGTCTTGTCGAAGCTCAAGACGATAAGAGCCACTCTTATCCAGCCTTCAAATGGGAATGATTGA